The following DNA comes from Acidobacteriota bacterium.
CACGCAACGGCCCGGCAAGCTGGATCAGGACGTGCTCTCGCAATGCATGACGCAATTCATCATGCGCATCGTCAACCCGATAGATCAGCAAACCATCGCCTCTTCGGTCGAAGGCGCGGGCCGCCGCCTGCTTGACGAACTGCCTGCGCTCACCAAGGGGCAAGTGATTGTGTCGGGCGTCGCGATCAATACGCCGGTGCTCTGCCAGGTGCGCACGCGCGTCACCAAGCATGGCGGCGAAACGATTGATGCGCCGAGCGAGTGGCAAAGCTATTTCAGCGATAAGAAGGTAAAAGAGCGCGAACGTGAAAATGCCGTGATGGTGAAACCCACGTTGAAGGGCGAGAAATACGGAGGGATTGATATATGACACCCGCAGACGTAATTGAAATTGACCCGGAGAAGATGGGCGGGATGCCGGTCTTTTTTGGCACGCGCGTTCCGATCAAGAACTTCTTTGATTATCTCGAAGACGGCGATGGCATTGAGGTCTTTCTGGATGACTTCCCAACGGTCGAGCGTGAGCAAGTTTTTGCGCTACTCACTTTGATCAAAGATCGCCTGGGTTTGACCGGCGACGAGGACTAACAAGCGAATGCTTACCTGGAAACTCACGCTCGAATACGACGGCACACGCTACAGCGGCTGGCAGGAACAGGCCAACGCCAAAACCATCGCGGGCGAATTGCGCAAGGCCGCCGAAGATTTATTCGACCGCAAGGTCGAACTCGGCGGCGCGGGCCGCACCGATGCGGGCGTGCACGCGATGGGCCAAGTCGCGCACTTGCGGCTGTCACCACGCGGTGGCAGGCCGAAGAACTTGCCGCGCCCGCACGAAATCCAATTCGGCTTCAACGACCGGCTGCCTTCGGACATCAACCTGCTGCAAGTCGAAGAGGCTTCCGACCACTTCCACGCGCGGCACGACGCCATTGCGCGCAGCTACCTTTATCAAATTTCGACGCGGCGGACAGCGTTTCAGAAGAAGTATGTTTGGTGGATCAAAGACCGGCTCGATGTCGCGGCGATGGCGCGCTGTGCCGCAATGCTGGCCGGACGCCACGATTTCGCGGCGTTTAGTGAACGTGATGTGAAGCGCGTCCAAGCGGGCGAAGACTATTCCACACTGGTCATTGTGGATGAAGCGGAAATCGGCACAGAGGATCATCTGATCCTCTTTCACATCACAGCCTCGCATTTTTTATGGAAGATGGTGCGGCGGCTGGTTGGCTCTATCGTTGAAGTCGGACGCGGGAACGCGCGTATCGAAGAGTTTGAGACGTTGTTGAAAGCGCCCGCCAGCAAAACCAGGCTTGATCCGGCGCGGGTGA
Coding sequences within:
- a CDS encoding DUF433 domain-containing protein, whose product is MTPADVIEIDPEKMGGMPVFFGTRVPIKNFFDYLEDGDGIEVFLDDFPTVEREQVFALLTLIKDRLGLTGDED
- the truA gene encoding tRNA pseudouridine(38-40) synthase TruA is translated as MLTWKLTLEYDGTRYSGWQEQANAKTIAGELRKAAEDLFDRKVELGGAGRTDAGVHAMGQVAHLRLSPRGGRPKNLPRPHEIQFGFNDRLPSDINLLQVEEASDHFHARHDAIARSYLYQISTRRTAFQKKYVWWIKDRLDVAAMARCAAMLAGRHDFAAFSERDVKRVQAGEDYSTLVIVDEAEIGTEDHLILFHITASHFLWKMVRRLVGSIVEVGRGNARIEEFETLLKAPASKTRLDPARVTAPPSGLFLQSIRYPN